The Solanum pennellii chromosome 7, SPENNV200 DNA segment aataagatattttaataaaaactacttaaagtacaattttcataaatctaaaatttgtcaAATTACAATAAGGGCATCTCCAACCATACACTCTATTTTATACTCTAAATAtaaagttttctattttttcaaacaatcaactccaactcaattatatttattctctaaaaaaaatttatttctctcacctcaatattattattattatttttatttttcttttattttcttattcctTGATATaaatcttttctttcttcttttatgaATAATCATCCTATATAATTTCatgtaatataaatttttaatgttttgaatttttttatttaatattaaattatatattattctaaATTTCAAAAGAACAACTACgaataattggaaaaagaaatcaACAATCACAACcgcaatcacaatcacaattttttaaaatccttTTTCGATATCGTTAAATCTAGAGAAACAACTTACCGAATTACTAAACTATTGttgtgatttttaaaattattatgttatgcatTGTATCTATagttatcttgtatttaaattattatgttatgtacttatttttttcttaaatcaaaatttatcttATCATTAAATTTTGTGCATTCTTCATAGTGGAAATTAATATAACATCAAATTGTATCACAAAgtgatgaaaattgaaaaaatatttaaaatattattaattcgagattaaagtagtatatataaaataaaatactttaaaaatgttatattaaatttaaaaagaattgctattagagatttaattaatagtcttatacaaaaaataatatgttaattacaaaaaagtagaaataataatataatatttaaaaagtgaaataaagaatatgaataGTGGTcctccaaatttggagaactactattaAACTCTCTATAATTAGAGAGTAGAGGATAAAATAGAGAGTGATCAGAGAGgacattctctattttactcttcaaatataaagaatgaaatataaaataaagtaggGTTAGAGATGATCTTAGTtacaaaaaattttcaaatacaaaaaataaattataacaacaaaataacttattattttttaatatattcttttcatattgtaCAATCAATctctttattaataaataagcATGATTTTAATGAAGAATTGGATATATAAAATTATGGTTGGACTTATAATTAATGATgaacatttttataaaataaaaaaaaagttgacataattttaaaaatacaaaaacttgATTTTGACCCAATCTTTTTTTTCTGGATTTTGAGACCTTGGATTGTTTGCAAACTTAACCAAAAATTCTAGAAGCATCTTATTTTTTGCAGAAAAGTCCTCCTCTTGAACCTTCTAGGGTTTTGTTATCCTCTTCTTACCTACTCTCCTCCATATTTCCATCAATCTACTCCagttgagaagaagaaaaaacttatCCAAATTCAGGTACCCTTTTGCTTCtaaattcttcttctttgctTTAATTTTCCTTCTCCGATTGAGTATACTAACCATGTTTCATTGTTTAATTTGATTgggtttagaaaaaaaatggcGTCCACTCAGCTAACAGCATCCTCTATCTCTGGCAATGGTTTTGCATCCTTTGAAGGGCTCAGGTCCACTTGCATTGTAAAGACCGTATCTTTTGCCCCTTTGAAGCACAACAACAGCAGGTCTTTTAGTCGTCTTGTTGTCAAGGCGGCCACCACCGTAGCTCCTAAGGTATCTAAATTTCCTATTGTTTTTGAAATCACTGCTTTCATTTCCCCAATTGGTTGCTTTACTGCCTTGTCTAGGTTTTTTAAGCCAATTTTGTGTTAATTTGAATGCTTTTCGGGTTCTAAATCTTGCACTACTACAGAATGTTGTTTGCTTATCAACTATGTGTCGAGAAAAATTGTTGGGGTCGgctaaattttgtttttttcatttgaagatTAAGATAAGATAAGAAAGGTCAAGTCTTGGGGTGGCTTTTTTGTGGAAGAGTTAGCTGAAACATAAAACTTCAACCATAATTTGATTGCTTCTCTGCCTGTTCAAATGTGTGAAAAAGTTTGTAATATGGGTTTGCTGATTATATGGTTTCAATGAACAAAGATGAGGGGGTGGATGATAGCTCATtctagtgtgtgtgtgtgattgTGGGTCTGTCTGGTTAATAGGGGTCTTCTTGAGTGAAGAATGCTTAAAATCCAATTATGGCATCATTGAGCATTAGGCTCCATTCGCTTACAACTACTTGATTTTTTGTTGTGTTATATACAAGCCTGAAATTTAGACACCTAATGGGTGTCAACTTCTCTGCGACTTTAAAGTATCATATTGTCAAATATACATTACTATGTGGGGCTATTTGTTAAATTGTGTTGTTCTTTGCAGTACACTACACTTAAGCCTTTGGGCGACAGAGTCTTGGTGAAGATTAAAACTGCAGAGGAGAAGACTGTTGGTGGTATCCTACTTCCAGTAACAGCCCAGTCGAAACCTAATGGAGGTGAGGTGGTTGCTGTTGGGGAGGGTCATTCAGCTGGCAAAATCAAAGTGGACATTAGTGTGAAGGTAATactatatattcaaataatatcGTCGAGCTGGGATAATTAGTGGATAATCAAGTTGACTGAAACTATCTTTTGTATAGACTGGTGCCCAAGTCATCTACTCGAAGTACGCGGGAACTGAGGTGGAGTTTGATGGATCAAAGCACCTCATTCTGAAAGAGGATGATATTGTTGGTATTCTTGAGACAGATGATGTCAAGGATCTGCAGCCATTAAATGACAGAGTCCTAATCAAGGTTGTTCATTTGCGTCCTCCTGTCCTTGTTTGCAATGTGTTGTTTCTAAAGTCAGCTGCTTGTCTATTCCGGCcttaattttcccttctttttttttggttctaaAGAAGCTGGTTATATGAGGAAATTGGTTTAAGTTAGCTGGCATCATATCCCTATCTTTAGTGCCCGTCTCCTGCATTCTATGTTGCTTGTACTCTTCAAAAGTGGTGCCTTTTTGGAGGGGATCCAACACAGCTCTGGCAACATTTTTGGGGAGACCAAGCAACTTAGCCTGCAATTGGTTTAAACATTTGCAGTTTCTGCAAGGTCTTTAATTGGCTGTTAAACCGGTGGTTGCATTTCCTCTCAGGTTGCCGAAGCTGAAGAAAAAACCGCTGGAGGTTTACTGTTGACTGAGGCAGCCAAGGAGAAGCCTTCAATTGGCACGGTAAGAGATGGAAGAAGTTGCATTGCTTTGTCCATGTCCCTATATCGATTGAGATGTTCTATAAACTAAACATTGTTTGATGTTTGAAATTACAGATTATAGCTGTCGGGCCTGGTCCTCTTGATGAAGAAGGGAACAGGAAACCACTTTCAGTATCCCCAGGAAATACAGTTCTCTATTCCAAATATGCCGGCAGTGAATTCAAAGGTGCTGATGGATCTGATTATATTACACTCAGGGTGTCTGATGTAATGGCTGTGCTATCTTAGTGGGGCTATTGAGTTATTCCGTGCCAAAATTTTCAGCAGAGATCTAGGAAGGAGGAAGCTGCATCCAACTTTCGAGTGAGGAGTAATACTCTCTGCAAATTAATGATTAATATCTCAAGTGTAGAATCAATTTTCTGAACTCATTTCTGTTCTTGATTTGAGGAATTAGCCTTTGGGAATTTTGTATGTTAAAAGATTGAAAACTGCAGAATATGAGAGATTAGCAATAATATTTGCATAATTCACTTATTGGATTGTGTTCAAGCTGATGTTTGTCATTTTTGGGAAAGAGGTAGCACATTTCGGGATCGCATTTTTGGAAGCAAGCTTCAAACAATAGACACAATATAGGAGAACATAAAAAGTTGAAGCTCAGCAATGTCATTAGACAAGATTCCCACAACTGTTGAAGCTATACATTTACAGTTAAATTTAGTACACAAGGGATATTTCTTCCTGTAATTTTGTCATGCCTGAATTTCTAAGCTAATTTACACCTACTTGatctgaaaaataataattaataaatttaaaactgcTTTGCACCTCACAATAAAGTAGCAATCAAACTAATCTAATATCAACCCTGCCATGAATTTACGCCAAAACACGCCATGAGTTGCTCCCACCTGTTGCCTAGAAAGTAATGTTCTACTACCTCAGTTGCCTCCAGTTAGAATCAGCAGATTTAGTCGTTTGCAGCCTCCAGGACAATGTATTGCAAGGTTTAGTTCATTTAATCGGAGCACCTTCATCAATTAAATGATGCAGCTGAGTTGTCATCGTAGTGTCCTTTCCACGCATTACCACTGTCAGTTCCACTGCTAGCTTGGTTTGGTACTGGCACATTACCTAAATCCCCATTCAAGCTCATCTGCTGCACTTCAGCGCAAGACAAGATTTTGATGCTCTGAACACAGCTCACAAACTCCCTGAAAAAAAATGGGAAAACATGAATATCTTGGACAAGTAATACTACAACTTTTGACAAAGTCAACACTTACTCCCAAGGATCGTCACCAACAAGCAGTATATCATTCTCATGGTCAACATACACAAGCTTCCACTCAGTTCTTTGAGGATCTTCAAGCTGTCCCTCAATTCCAAACATACGTGCTAGATCATGCCTTAGTTCATCATAGCCTATGTAGCGAGTAACGTCTATAGTTCTTCCCACAGAGCCTCGTTTTTGAACCTTCATAGTTgcaaaaaagatattaaaaatacaaataacggGAATGAAACTTAACATTACTAATCCATCATATGAAACTCGAAATAAGAGAGAACACATAAAAGTGATCAACTGAGCAAAGCATGTGTGCAGCAAACCTTTGTATATGTTCTCATGCGCTGAGTCTGGTTCGTCCATGCATTATTGTTCAGAATACTGTTGTCATTGACAGCAAGATCGTTGACACATCTTGGCTTGTATGACATGTTTGGCACCCCAAATTGTTGAGAATTGACCCCAGCATCAGACAGCTCAGTTTCTATATCCCTAGGGGCATTGCCAAAAGGAGAGAATAGGTTTTGTATATCCTTTCCAGAATCATAATCCCTTGATAGCAAAGCATCAGGGTTCAGTCCATCTATATTATTTGCTGCAGAAGGTAGAATGTTCCTAGAATGCGATTGAACATCACCATCCACACATAATGCAGGCAATGAAAAGTTGAAGCCACTAGAATCCAGCCCATACGATGTTGTCGATGAGGCTGCCTCTAAGTTCTCAGTATAATTGCCTTTGTACTTAGACAGCTCTGAACCTTTTGAGAACACTAGTTCATGTTTTATTCGACATTCGGATTTGTTTTGCTCTTGAGAAGGATCAACAACAGATTCATCCACCAGTATCGCTTGCCCTTGGCTCCTGGTCAAGAAGTTTGGTGGTGAAACTTGGAAATTATTCGTAGAAGGAGAGGTTGAACATGAAGGAGCATCTCCTTCTGTACCACCAGAAAGTGCTTTGATTGTTATAGGGGATTTGTGATGGTTTTGGAGTTGGTTGAAAGCATGATGGGTTGACTGGAGATGTGTCACGGTGGTCACGATGTTGGAACTCAACTGTTGATGAGCAAACTGGAGCTCTTGTGGTTGCCGGTTCTGTTGTTGCTGGGGCATACGCGGCTCCAGAGTAGAGCTTACGGGAGATAATAGCTGTgcttgttgctgttgttgttgctgctgcagTTTATTAAGAAGTTGCAGTTGCAGCTGCTGTTCTGTAAGGCTCTGCTGTGATGATGGTTGCACTTGGGACCTCTGCATCAAACTTTGCTGCAACAATTGTAGAGGAGCTTGTTGTGGTATTGTCTGCTGTTGCTGAGATTTCTGCAAGAGGTTAGATTGCTGTTCCATTTGTTGCTGAAATTGGAAGTCCTGTGCCAAGGATGTCGAAGGGAATGAATTTCTACTGACAGGAACATTTTGCTGTGATTGCGTACTAGCTGATAGCACCTGTTGTTGCTGAAGCTGACCATATACCGTAGCTTGTGGAAAAGTTTGGTTTGGTATCTGGTTAGGGGATACACAACGATTTACTGGTGATGAATTCCCGGTCAATTGTTGCTGCTGGGATGGACGCTGTTGTTGCTGCAGCTGCTGTTGTGCTTGTTGATGAAGCTGTGGCTGTTGCTGCAACATGTGTTGCTGTGGCTGTTGCAGCGTGTGCTGCTGCTGATGCTGCAGTGtgtgttgttgctgttgctgctgctgcagtgagtgttgctgttgctgttgctgctgctgctgctgctgcagcagtgtttgttgttgttgttgctgctgcaatgtgtgttgttgttgttgctgctgctgtaatgtgtgttgttgttgctgttgctgttgctgctgctgcagcgtgtgttgctgttgctgttgctgttgctgttgtgcACTTACAGGAGACTGTAACGATTGCTGTTGCTGTTGAGTCCATGCTAATGGTGGCTGTTGGATTTGACCAAATGGCTGGTTTAGTTGATTTGGTTTGTTGAACTGGAGACCTGGTGTAGCTAATGTAGGTGACTGAAAGTTCAACAACTTGGAATGGTCATCACTGCCGATGTTACTGTGTAAGACACTGGGAAGTCCAGATTGGGCAACTGGCACATGATTGTTCTGTTGCATACTCATCCATTGGACCAAGCTCAGTCCAGGGAATATCGAGTTTTGAGCATCTTTTAGACCTAACTCATCATTGATCCAGGGCATCCCCctctttaaaacattttcaatatcaGACTCATCACCTGCAAAAGCACTAGCCCTTTTGAGGATTTTATCGAGGAAATTATAGTGGACTATGTTCCTTTTGTACAAGTAGAGATGAGGGAGATGAATCGTGCTACTATGTATAGTGCCTGACTAAGGTTGATATCATGCTGCTACCATTAAGATTAAGTTGATGAAAAtcctttaattaaaatatattttaccgCAACAGAAAACTGAACATTCCAACATTTCTTGCAAGTCAAAGTTGAGTTTTAACTACAGTGAACCTTTAATAGGTTCTTTGTTTTAGTTCTTCTGAACCTTTGAACCATTACACGAGAAAGCTAAATGTCAAGTAGCTTACCAGGAAAACTTGGCTGCTTAGGAAACTTGGGCCTGAAAAATGGTGGTGGACAGATATAAAAAGGAGTCACGACAGGCTCAATATCCCAAATTGAAACTCTGCTTGGACGTTCTCCAGCAGTTGATTCATCCCATCCTAcctaacaaattaaataaagaaatagtTCAGGATTCGATCAATGCAAACACAGTTTCTTATATACCACCAAAAACATGAACCAAAATGCAAGCAAGCACTGATCTGGAGTAGCAACTGATGACTCAATGAGTGACATTGCCtaacacatatataattgtatttgGTATGACTGAGAAATATATATCAAGAAGCAGGAAGGGCTGTACTATGACCACTAagttaaatatatcaaaattctaCGCACATTCTTGGGGACAAATCCTAGATGTCTGAGTACCTGAAGATTACGCCACTGTGAGCTCTTCCATCGTATGGGGTCCAGATCACTAACACCTGTTATTGTACCCATGTATCTGCGAACTCCAGACTCCTCTGTTTCAACCATCATCCGAAATCGCATTCCTAGTGAAACTTGTGCATACATAGCTTTATTATACTTGGCCAGAGGAATTACAAATTCAGAAGGGCTAGCCCTGTCAAGAACAAAAAGAGCAAGATTACAAAAATGTGTGATTCAACATCTAGATCCAAACAACCACAAtcacaacatacccagtgaaatcccacaatTGAGGTCTGGAAAACATCTAGACCCGAACACGAAATATTTTCGATTTAAAAAGGGCTTATATAGTACCTAGGGTTGTAAAAGATAGTAAACGGGCTGTTGTTTGCAGCAGCATGAGCAGCAGCAGCAAGGATCCCAATGTGCATGCTGTCACTAGATATAACAGATGAGGATAGGGCGGGCTGCTGTCTATTTGTTCGTTTTATACCCAAGAGAAGCTGTGACTTTTCATCTCTACATAAAATTTTCTCAGCTTAGCAACAAGATGACTatcatatcaataaaaaaaaaagtaaccaACTTTTCCTTTACCTTATGAAAAGGACA contains these protein-coding regions:
- the LOC107025820 gene encoding 20 kDa chaperonin, chloroplastic codes for the protein MASTQLTASSISGNGFASFEGLRSTCIVKTVSFAPLKHNNSRSFSRLVVKAATTVAPKYTTLKPLGDRVLVKIKTAEEKTVGGILLPVTAQSKPNGGEVVAVGEGHSAGKIKVDISVKTGAQVIYSKYAGTEVEFDGSKHLILKEDDIVGILETDDVKDLQPLNDRVLIKVAEAEEKTAGGLLLTEAAKEKPSIGTIIAVGPGPLDEEGNRKPLSVSPGNTVLYSKYAGSEFKGADGSDYITLRVSDVMAVLS
- the LOC107025819 gene encoding auxin response factor 7-like: MKAPSNGYLPNSGEGERKLMNSELWHACAGPLVSLPPVGSLVVYFPQGHSEQVAASMQKETDGIPSYPNLPSKLICMLHNVTLHADTETDEVYAQMTLQPVNKYDQEALLLSEMGLKQNRQPAEFFCKTLTASDTSTHGGFSVPRRAAEKIFPPLDYAMQPPAQELMARDLHDQTWTFRHIYRGQPKRHLLTTGWSVFISSKRLCAGDSVLFIRDEKSQLLLGIKRTNRQQPALSSSVISSDSMHIGILAAAAHAAANNSPFTIFYNPRASPSEFVIPLAKYNKAMYAQVSLGMRFRMMVETEESGVRRYMGTITGVSDLDPIRWKSSQWRNLQVGWDESTAGERPSRVSIWDIEPVVTPFYICPPPFFRPKFPKQPSFPGDESDIENVLKRGMPWINDELGLKDAQNSIFPGLSLVQWMSMQQNNHVPVAQSGLPSVLHSNIGSDDHSKLLNFQSPTLATPGLQFNKPNQLNQPFGQIQQPPLAWTQQQQQSLQSPVSAQQQQQQQQQHTLQQQQQQQQQQHTLQQQQQQQHTLQQQQQQQTLLQQQQQQQQQQQHSLQQQQQQQHTLQHQQQHTLQQPQQHMLQQQPQLHQQAQQQLQQQQRPSQQQQLTGNSSPVNRCVSPNQIPNQTFPQATVYGQLQQQQVLSASTQSQQNVPVSRNSFPSTSLAQDFQFQQQMEQQSNLLQKSQQQQTIPQQAPLQLLQQSLMQRSQVQPSSQQSLTEQQLQLQLLNKLQQQQQQQQAQLLSPVSSTLEPRMPQQQQNRQPQELQFAHQQLSSNIVTTVTHLQSTHHAFNQLQNHHKSPITIKALSGGTEGDAPSCSTSPSTNNFQVSPPNFLTRSQGQAILVDESVVDPSQEQNKSECRIKHELVFSKGSELSKYKGNYTENLEAASSTTSYGLDSSGFNFSLPALCVDGDVQSHSRNILPSAANNIDGLNPDALLSRDYDSGKDIQNLFSPFGNAPRDIETELSDAGVNSQQFGVPNMSYKPRCVNDLAVNDNSILNNNAWTNQTQRMRTYTKVQKRGSVGRTIDVTRYIGYDELRHDLARMFGIEGQLEDPQRTEWKLVYVDHENDILLVGDDPWEEFVSCVQSIKILSCAEVQQMSLNGDLGNVPVPNQASSGTDSGNAWKGHYDDNSAASFN